A DNA window from Paenibacillus andongensis contains the following coding sequences:
- a CDS encoding FecCD family ABC transporter permease — protein MSHSHRYVAIRRRGFSYLISKKSLIVSLFLLLAVIIVMILSTGIGSIYIKPAEVVRAVFGYGTDPNTMIVRTLRLPRVIVAVLIGASLGVAGAILQGIVRNPLTSPDTIGTTGGATLGAVSFFFFFSDKISIHWLPVAAIIGAFAATLLVYSLSWKNGITPLRLVLIGTGLTAAMSALSYLMLLSGPIILANQSLTFMTGSIYGVSWKKAVYPLLPWVSLLIPIIFLYARHITIQSLGEDVARSVGSNVGRQRFLLIILSVALSGAAVAFGGAINFIGLMAPHISRKLVGPSFGALVPVSALTGSLLLLLADLAGRILFKPLDIPAGVFTAAIGAPIFIYVLYRSRNRG, from the coding sequence ATGAGTCATTCCCATCGTTATGTCGCCATTCGAAGAAGAGGCTTCTCTTATCTGATCAGTAAGAAATCTCTGATTGTTTCTCTTTTTCTGCTGCTTGCCGTCATCATCGTGATGATTCTGAGTACAGGAATAGGAAGTATCTATATCAAACCTGCTGAAGTCGTTCGCGCTGTTTTTGGTTATGGGACAGATCCAAACACGATGATCGTCAGAACCTTGCGTCTACCTAGAGTCATTGTTGCAGTCTTGATTGGTGCATCGCTTGGTGTAGCCGGAGCCATCCTGCAAGGCATTGTACGAAATCCCCTAACCTCGCCGGATACGATTGGCACAACGGGCGGGGCTACGCTTGGAGCTGTTTCTTTTTTCTTTTTTTTCTCAGATAAAATCAGTATTCACTGGCTGCCAGTTGCCGCTATTATTGGCGCTTTCGCCGCTACATTACTGGTCTATTCACTCTCATGGAAAAATGGGATCACCCCTTTGCGGCTTGTCCTGATTGGGACGGGACTTACAGCTGCGATGAGCGCATTGTCCTATCTCATGCTGCTTTCCGGACCGATTATTCTGGCTAATCAATCTCTAACCTTTATGACAGGCAGTATTTACGGCGTTTCCTGGAAAAAAGCGGTTTACCCGCTCTTACCATGGGTTTCGCTGTTAATTCCTATTATCTTCTTGTATGCGCGTCACATTACCATTCAGTCCTTGGGTGAAGATGTCGCCCGTAGTGTTGGAAGCAACGTTGGGCGCCAACGCTTCCTTCTGATCATCCTTAGCGTTGCACTATCAGGGGCCGCTGTTGCCTTCGGAGGTGCGATCAATTTCATTGGTCTCATGGCTCCGCACATTTCCCGTAAGCTGGTAGGTCCTAGCTTCGGCGCGCTTGTCCCGGTATCCGCGTTGACAGGTTCCCTGCTTTTACTGTTAGCTGATTTAGCCGGACGCATCTTATTCAAACCGCTCGATATTCCGGCTGGTGTATTCACAGCTGCTATCGGCGCCCCTATCTTCATCTATGTGCTATATCGCAGTAGAAATCGCGGTTAA
- a CDS encoding FecCD family ABC transporter permease, whose protein sequence is MYNSSYSSKERLHHVYKSIGLLAACCLLAAMMLSSVMFGLHTYSWDQIMSSFGQTAQPTNEAIIIQTVRIPRALIAALVGGSLAVAGALMQAITRNPLASPSMFGINSSAAFAIVLSVGFFNVSSLTQFTWIAFLGAAFSSALVYGLGSLGRDGLTPMKITLAGSAMTAFFASLTQGILLGNGKAFDQVLYWLVGSVEGRTMAMLQSVYPYILIAWIGAIFLSPHINILSMGDDVAKGLGQRTVYVKFIAAVVIVILAGGSVAVAGPIVFVGIIIPHIVRFLVGIDYRWVIPYCAVLGGILLVGADIIARFIVMPKEVHVGVATAILGVPFFIYIARKGGLLK, encoded by the coding sequence ATGTACAATTCAAGCTATTCAAGCAAAGAACGTCTTCACCATGTCTATAAAAGTATTGGATTGCTCGCAGCTTGCTGCTTGCTGGCCGCAATGATGCTCAGCAGTGTCATGTTTGGACTACATACGTATTCATGGGATCAAATTATGAGCTCCTTCGGGCAAACCGCCCAACCAACAAACGAGGCTATCATCATTCAAACTGTACGCATACCAAGAGCCTTAATAGCCGCACTCGTAGGAGGAAGCTTGGCTGTTGCAGGCGCTCTTATGCAAGCTATTACACGGAATCCGCTGGCTTCTCCAAGTATGTTCGGCATTAATTCAAGCGCTGCCTTTGCGATCGTGTTATCCGTTGGATTTTTTAATGTTTCCAGCCTTACACAGTTTACTTGGATTGCCTTTCTCGGTGCTGCATTCAGCTCTGCCCTTGTCTATGGACTCGGTTCCTTAGGCCGCGACGGCTTAACACCTATGAAAATTACGCTAGCAGGCTCTGCAATGACGGCATTTTTCGCTTCGCTAACCCAAGGTATTTTGCTTGGAAACGGTAAAGCCTTTGACCAGGTCTTATACTGGCTTGTCGGATCTGTCGAAGGACGGACTATGGCCATGCTCCAATCCGTTTACCCTTATATACTCATCGCTTGGATTGGCGCTATCTTCTTATCTCCGCACATCAACATATTATCTATGGGGGATGATGTAGCCAAAGGGCTTGGACAACGGACTGTGTACGTGAAATTCATTGCCGCCGTTGTGATTGTCATTCTTGCCGGAGGCTCTGTTGCTGTTGCGGGACCGATTGTTTTCGTAGGCATCATCATTCCGCATATCGTTCGCTTTCTTGTTGGAATCGATTATCGCTGGGTCATTCCGTATTGTGCGGTTTTAGGCGGCATTCTTTTAGTTGGAGCTGACATTATAGCTCGTTTCATTGTTATGCCTAAGGAAGTTCATGTCGGTGTAGCGACAGCCATTCTCGGAGTACCCTTCTTCATCTACATCGCTCGCAAAGGGGGACTTCTGAAATGA
- a CDS encoding ABC transporter substrate-binding protein, which yields MFGKRNRQKGRAWALIALMFILSVVLTACGEKPSSQPSASTTPQQSAKADSPRTIKHAMGETPVPANPKRVVILTNEGTEALLALGIKPVGAVESYYGSPWFDHIKADMQGVTTVGGEAQPNLELIASLKPDLIIGNKMRHEKVYDQLKAIAPTVYSETLRGEWKSNFSLYADTLNKKAEGDKIIAAFDKRIEDFKSKAGDKLKEKVAVVRFMGGKTRYYFGNMFTGVIFKQIGIVRSDAKSDEKSFEDITKERLTELDAADKVFYFTYETGDGKGTKQEQEWMNDPLWKNLKVVKENKLIKVNDATWNTAGGVKAANIMLDDLYNLYQVKP from the coding sequence ATGTTTGGAAAAAGAAATCGTCAAAAAGGAAGAGCTTGGGCTCTTATTGCACTAATGTTTATTTTGTCTGTTGTTTTGACGGCTTGTGGAGAAAAGCCAAGTTCACAGCCTTCGGCATCTACAACACCTCAACAATCAGCGAAGGCGGATAGTCCTCGAACCATTAAACATGCCATGGGAGAGACGCCCGTACCGGCGAATCCGAAGCGTGTTGTTATTTTGACCAATGAAGGAACGGAAGCACTTCTCGCGTTAGGCATTAAACCAGTTGGCGCCGTTGAATCTTATTATGGCAGCCCATGGTTTGATCATATTAAAGCTGATATGCAGGGTGTGACGACAGTCGGCGGTGAAGCACAACCGAATTTGGAGTTGATTGCGTCGCTTAAACCCGATCTAATCATCGGCAATAAGATGCGTCATGAGAAAGTTTATGATCAATTAAAAGCCATTGCTCCAACAGTCTATTCGGAGACACTGCGCGGTGAGTGGAAAAGTAACTTCAGCTTATATGCCGATACGTTAAATAAAAAAGCCGAAGGCGATAAAATCATCGCAGCTTTCGATAAACGCATTGAGGATTTCAAAAGCAAAGCAGGCGATAAGCTGAAAGAGAAAGTGGCTGTTGTTCGTTTTATGGGTGGGAAAACCAGATATTATTTCGGCAATATGTTCACGGGTGTTATTTTTAAACAAATCGGTATCGTTCGTTCGGATGCTAAGAGTGATGAGAAATCGTTCGAAGACATTACCAAGGAGCGTCTAACGGAGCTTGATGCTGCGGATAAAGTGTTTTATTTTACCTATGAGACCGGTGATGGCAAAGGGACCAAGCAAGAGCAGGAATGGATGAATGACCCGCTCTGGAAGAATCTTAAAGTGGTTAAAGAAAATAAGTTAATCAAAGTGAACGATGCGACTTGGAATACAGCCGGCGGTGTCAAAGCGGCTAATATTATGCTGGATGATTTGTATAATTTATATCAAGTGAAGCCTTAA
- a CDS encoding alpha/beta-type small acid-soluble spore protein, whose product MASGQSRSSNQLVVPQATQALDQLKYEVAQELGIQIPQDGYYGYMASRDTGAIGGNITRRLVQIAEQQLAGGAAGKFSR is encoded by the coding sequence ATGGCATCAGGACAATCTCGTAGCAGCAACCAACTAGTTGTTCCACAAGCTACACAAGCTCTAGACCAATTGAAGTACGAAGTTGCTCAAGAATTGGGCATCCAAATTCCTCAAGATGGATACTACGGCTACATGGCTTCTCGTGATACAGGAGCAATCGGTGGTAACATCACTCGTCGTCTCGTGCAAATTGCTGAACAGCAACTTGCTGGCGGCGCAGCCGGTAAATTCAGCAGATAA
- the rnhA gene encoding ribonuclease H: MAAVKYYVVWVGHQPGIYRTWADCQAQTKGYPQARFKSYESEVEARQALEKGWQKSLNFSGNGGAAAPAKGKSATPETAPEVDYNSISVDVGCSGNPGIVEYKGVDTKTGEIIFYQGPISKGTNNLGEFLAIVHGLAYLQKQGSNKTIYTDSVTALSWIRKKEVSTNLVRDASTEEIWTLVDRALKWLKTNTYTNKIVKWDTRKWGEIKADFGRK, encoded by the coding sequence ATGGCAGCAGTGAAATATTATGTGGTTTGGGTGGGACATCAACCAGGGATCTATCGGACATGGGCTGATTGTCAGGCGCAAACCAAAGGTTATCCGCAAGCTAGATTTAAATCGTATGAATCAGAGGTGGAAGCACGTCAGGCCCTGGAGAAAGGGTGGCAGAAGTCGCTGAATTTCTCAGGAAATGGGGGGGCAGCTGCGCCCGCTAAGGGGAAGTCTGCTACCCCTGAGACAGCTCCGGAAGTTGATTATAACAGTATCTCAGTCGATGTTGGCTGTTCCGGGAATCCAGGTATTGTTGAATATAAAGGTGTCGACACGAAGACGGGCGAGATTATTTTCTATCAAGGACCTATCTCCAAAGGGACGAATAATTTAGGCGAGTTTCTTGCTATCGTTCACGGGCTCGCTTATTTGCAGAAGCAAGGCAGTAACAAAACCATTTATACCGATTCGGTCACAGCTTTGAGTTGGATACGTAAAAAGGAGGTTTCCACGAATCTGGTTAGGGATGCTTCCACGGAAGAAATTTGGACATTAGTTGATCGTGCGTTGAAATGGCTCAAAACGAACACCTATACGAATAAAATTGTTAAGTGGGATACGCGGAAATGGGGAGAAATCAAGGCTGATTTTGGACGTAAATAG
- a CDS encoding sugar ABC transporter substrate-binding protein has protein sequence MKRTKLGGLFIILALVGSLLAACGQKESSSASATPAASAKATDAAKAADLTGKKIALVMQFNTGTFSSQYVEGVKEQVEKLGGKVTVFVADTDLAKMSSNLDAAINQKFDGILIDHGTAEALEAGVKKALEKKIPVVSFDSILSVPGVTSLEQGDQKMAEATLEQLAKDAGGKGNIVKVWVAGFAPMERRQLAYQAFQKKYPDIKEVAAFGTAKDPALDTQTQMEAILKKYPNKGDITAVWTAWDEFAKGASRAIQQAGRTEIKVYGIDLSDEDLQLLQDPKSPWVASSAVDPKDIGRVQVRYLYQKLHGDQTPEKVVLEPVYVSRDQLPKDKQVNTTQLSEYVKGWGGSQQGYTDWLKAAEKK, from the coding sequence ATGAAAAGAACGAAATTAGGCGGTTTATTCATCATCTTGGCTTTGGTAGGAAGCTTGCTTGCGGCCTGCGGACAAAAAGAGAGCAGCAGCGCTTCTGCAACACCTGCAGCAAGTGCGAAGGCGACTGACGCAGCTAAAGCAGCAGATTTAACCGGAAAGAAAATTGCACTCGTGATGCAATTTAATACAGGCACATTTTCCTCTCAGTATGTTGAAGGTGTAAAGGAACAAGTAGAAAAGCTTGGCGGTAAGGTTACGGTATTCGTTGCTGACACGGATCTGGCGAAAATGTCATCCAATCTGGATGCAGCGATTAATCAGAAATTCGATGGTATTCTCATCGATCATGGAACAGCGGAAGCGTTGGAAGCAGGCGTGAAGAAAGCACTCGAAAAGAAAATTCCAGTCGTAAGCTTCGATTCGATTCTGTCTGTTCCGGGCGTAACGTCCTTAGAGCAAGGCGATCAAAAGATGGCTGAAGCCACACTAGAGCAGCTTGCGAAGGATGCCGGCGGTAAAGGGAACATCGTGAAAGTATGGGTAGCCGGCTTTGCACCGATGGAACGCAGACAATTGGCTTACCAAGCTTTCCAAAAGAAATATCCTGACATTAAAGAAGTAGCTGCATTCGGTACAGCCAAAGATCCTGCGCTGGATACACAAACGCAAATGGAAGCGATTCTGAAAAAATACCCGAACAAAGGTGATATCACAGCGGTCTGGACAGCTTGGGATGAGTTTGCAAAAGGCGCGTCCCGTGCGATTCAACAAGCAGGCCGTACAGAAATTAAAGTGTACGGAATTGACTTAAGTGATGAAGACTTGCAATTGCTGCAAGATCCGAAAAGCCCATGGGTGGCATCATCTGCCGTAGATCCAAAGGATATCGGTCGCGTGCAAGTGCGTTACCTGTATCAAAAGCTGCATGGTGATCAAACGCCTGAGAAAGTGGTGTTGGAGCCTGTTTATGTATCCAGAGACCAACTGCCGAAGGACAAGCAAGTCAATACAACACAGCTTAGCGAATATGTTAAAGGCTGGGGCGGAAGCCAACAAGGCTATACGGACTGGTTGAAAGCTGCAGAAAAAAAATAA
- a CDS encoding sugar ABC transporter ATP-binding protein — protein MLVNNESLLQMRGISKSFPGVKALQEVDFDLQNKEIHALLGANGAGKSTLMKILSGAYTHDTGQISINGQSLHIQTPKEAMNQGIYCVYQEVDTALVAGLTVTENVMMDKMVQGGAWVSWRKLHREAKAILAKIGAAFSVRSKVDELSISQKQLVLIARAMAHKAKIIIFDEPTAPLSLEESERLFQIMDSLKREGVGIIFISHRLQEVFRVADRITIMRDGRHVLTQAAADMDIAGVIEAMLGKTFTEEFPKADVPIGDTLLEVKGLRRGTKVRGVSFALRRGEILGVVGLVGAGKTELSRLIFGADAADGGEVWLTGRKLALRQPEDAVRAGIALVPEERRKQGVLVEETVKHNLSLPILRKLSSLGFVQRGAESVHAAKMVEQLGVQPSDPNRVVKHLSGGNQQKVAVGKWLPTNADVYMFDEPTKGVDVGAKSDIFRLIGRLASEGKGIIYLSCELNEIIGIADRILVMSYGSVVKELSRAEATQDLILTYASAGEAE, from the coding sequence ATGTTGGTAAACAACGAATCTCTGCTGCAAATGAGAGGCATCTCCAAATCGTTCCCCGGTGTGAAGGCGCTGCAGGAGGTTGATTTTGACCTGCAAAACAAAGAAATTCATGCCTTGCTCGGGGCTAACGGCGCTGGAAAGAGCACCTTGATGAAGATTTTATCCGGCGCATATACCCATGATACGGGGCAAATTTCTATAAACGGCCAGTCTCTCCACATACAGACGCCTAAGGAAGCAATGAATCAAGGCATCTATTGCGTCTATCAAGAAGTTGACACCGCTTTAGTAGCTGGGCTTACAGTGACCGAGAACGTCATGATGGATAAAATGGTTCAAGGCGGAGCCTGGGTCAGCTGGAGAAAGCTGCATCGGGAAGCCAAAGCGATTCTAGCCAAGATCGGGGCTGCGTTCTCTGTCCGCAGCAAAGTGGACGAGCTGAGCATCTCACAGAAGCAGCTGGTACTTATCGCTAGAGCGATGGCGCACAAGGCCAAGATCATTATCTTCGATGAGCCGACAGCCCCGCTCAGTCTGGAGGAGTCCGAGCGGCTGTTCCAGATCATGGACAGCCTGAAGCGCGAGGGGGTGGGAATTATCTTCATTTCCCACCGGTTGCAGGAAGTGTTCCGGGTCGCTGACCGGATCACGATCATGCGCGACGGCCGCCACGTGCTCACGCAGGCGGCCGCAGACATGGACATCGCCGGGGTCATTGAGGCGATGCTGGGCAAGACCTTCACCGAGGAGTTCCCCAAAGCCGATGTTCCAATCGGCGATACCCTCCTCGAGGTGAAAGGGCTGCGCCGCGGCACCAAGGTGCGCGGCGTTAGCTTTGCCCTCCGCCGAGGTGAAATCCTCGGCGTCGTGGGGTTGGTCGGCGCCGGCAAGACGGAGCTGAGTCGGCTGATCTTCGGCGCCGACGCCGCGGACGGCGGCGAGGTGTGGCTGACCGGGCGCAAGCTCGCGCTGCGCCAGCCGGAGGATGCCGTGCGCGCCGGCATCGCACTTGTGCCCGAGGAGCGCCGCAAGCAGGGCGTCCTCGTGGAGGAGACCGTGAAGCACAATCTGTCGCTTCCAATATTGCGCAAGCTGAGCTCGCTAGGCTTCGTGCAGCGCGGCGCAGAGAGTGTGCACGCGGCCAAGATGGTGGAGCAGCTGGGCGTGCAGCCCAGCGATCCGAATCGCGTGGTGAAGCATCTAAGCGGCGGCAATCAGCAGAAGGTGGCCGTTGGTAAATGGCTGCCGACGAATGCCGATGTTTATATGTTTGATGAGCCAACCAAAGGGGTCGATGTTGGCGCGAAAAGCGATATTTTCCGCTTGATCGGTCGATTGGCATCGGAGGGCAAAGGCATTATTTATTTATCCTGTGAGCTGAATGAAATTATAGGAATTGCCGATCGCATTTTAGTAATGAGCTATGGTTCTGTGGTGAAGGAGCTCTCCCGCGCGGAAGCGACGCAGGATCTCATTTTAACGTATGCGAGTGCGGGGGAGGCTGAATAG
- a CDS encoding ABC transporter permease, producing MKERSLDFTFKYGALFIIALVVIVFSIINENFMTYDNIADILRSISIVMFVAIGVTLSQIVDGFDLSVGSTVSLSTVAAAALMVWYQQPLILVIIVPLVIGAVIGLINSWLIVKIRIPDLLATLAVMYIIGGVQKTYTKGFSIYNNMRFQDGTVAKGKFTPEFLWIGQGKLLGIPVPVILMILAVIAVHVFLTYTRWGRQLYITGGNREAARLSGISVNKIRLAAYVLSGIFAAFGGILYASRVGSGQIDAGAPLLMEAVASVFVGYSVLGAGKPNVIGTFFGAVLIGVLLNGLTMLNVPYFGFDIVKGGVLVLALAITFVHLNRRKA from the coding sequence ATGAAGGAAAGAAGTTTGGATTTTACTTTTAAATACGGTGCTTTGTTCATTATTGCGTTGGTCGTTATCGTTTTTTCGATCATCAATGAAAATTTTATGACTTATGATAATATCGCAGACATTCTACGGTCGATTTCCATTGTGATGTTTGTCGCTATTGGGGTCACGTTATCCCAGATTGTAGACGGTTTCGATTTATCCGTGGGTTCAACGGTTTCATTATCAACAGTGGCTGCGGCGGCCTTAATGGTGTGGTACCAACAGCCGCTTATTCTGGTTATCATCGTTCCTCTAGTTATAGGAGCTGTCATCGGTCTCATAAATTCATGGCTCATCGTAAAAATTCGCATTCCGGATTTACTTGCAACTTTAGCAGTGATGTACATCATTGGTGGGGTTCAAAAAACGTATACGAAAGGCTTTTCCATCTATAATAATATGAGGTTCCAGGATGGCACGGTGGCCAAAGGGAAGTTTACGCCGGAATTTCTATGGATCGGACAAGGTAAATTGCTTGGCATACCCGTGCCTGTTATTCTTATGATTCTGGCAGTTATCGCTGTGCATGTTTTTCTGACGTACACCCGCTGGGGGCGCCAGCTCTATATTACGGGGGGGAATCGGGAAGCGGCACGTCTCTCCGGGATTTCCGTTAACAAAATCCGCTTAGCGGCCTATGTGCTTTCCGGCATTTTCGCAGCGTTTGGTGGTATTCTGTATGCTTCTCGTGTCGGTTCAGGACAGATTGATGCCGGTGCTCCGCTTCTGATGGAAGCTGTTGCCTCGGTGTTCGTCGGGTATTCCGTGCTAGGTGCGGGGAAGCCTAATGTCATAGGGACTTTCTTTGGCGCTGTATTGATCGGCGTATTGCTCAATGGACTTACCATGCTGAATGTGCCTTATTTCGGATTTGATATTGTTAAAGGCGGGGTGCTGGTGCTGGCTTTGGCGATTACTTTCGTCCATTTGAATCGACGCAAAGCCTAA
- the ilvD gene encoding dihydroxy-acid dehydratase, with amino-acid sequence MAHPKQRSDMIKKGFDRAPHRSLLRAAGVKEEDFGKPFIAVCNSYIDIIPGHVHLQEFGKLVKEAIREAGGVPFEFNTIGVDDGIAMGHIGMRYSLPSREIIADSLETVVNAHWFDGMVCIPNCDKITPGMIMGALRVNIPTMLVSGGPMKAGKDKNGKSISLSSVFEGVGAFQAGKLDEAGLEELEQYGCPTCGSCSGMFTANSMNCLAEGLGLAMPGNGTILAVAEERKQFVKDCAKQLMVLIEKDIKPRDIVTIEAIDNAFALDMAMGGSTNTVLHTLAIAHEAGIHYPIYRINEVAERVPHLAKIAPASDYHIEDVHLAGGVSAVINELLKKPGAFNGDCLSVTAQTLRENVAGREIQNTDVIRPLSNPHSERGGLAVLFGNLAPEGSIVKVGAVDKSVGGRHVGPAICFNSQDEALYGIANGHVKEGHVVVIRYEGPKGGPGMPEMLAPTSQIVGMGLGAKVALITDGRFSGASRGISIGHISPEAAEGGPLAFVQDGDIIDVDMDGRKIELQISDEEFAKRRESWTEFQPKIQTGYLARYTKMVTNASAGAILKF; translated from the coding sequence ATGGCACATCCAAAACAGCGCAGTGACATGATTAAAAAAGGTTTCGACCGCGCTCCACACCGCAGCTTGCTGCGCGCAGCCGGCGTTAAAGAGGAAGATTTCGGCAAGCCGTTTATTGCGGTTTGTAACTCTTATATAGACATTATTCCTGGACATGTTCATTTGCAAGAGTTCGGTAAACTTGTTAAAGAAGCCATCCGTGAAGCAGGCGGGGTTCCATTCGAGTTCAATACAATCGGGGTTGACGATGGGATTGCAATGGGTCATATCGGCATGCGTTACTCCTTGCCAAGCCGTGAAATTATTGCCGATTCCTTGGAAACGGTTGTTAATGCACACTGGTTCGACGGAATGGTCTGTATTCCTAACTGTGATAAAATTACACCTGGTATGATCATGGGAGCCCTCCGCGTAAACATCCCAACGATGTTAGTAAGCGGCGGTCCGATGAAAGCCGGTAAAGATAAAAACGGTAAATCGATTTCCCTATCTTCCGTATTCGAAGGTGTGGGTGCTTTCCAAGCTGGTAAATTAGATGAAGCTGGCTTAGAAGAGTTAGAGCAATACGGTTGTCCGACATGCGGATCTTGTTCAGGTATGTTTACAGCGAATTCCATGAACTGTTTGGCTGAGGGCCTTGGCCTGGCAATGCCCGGTAACGGTACAATTCTGGCTGTTGCAGAAGAGCGTAAGCAATTCGTGAAAGATTGCGCCAAACAATTGATGGTCCTAATTGAAAAAGACATCAAGCCTCGTGATATTGTTACAATCGAAGCGATCGATAATGCATTTGCTCTTGATATGGCGATGGGCGGTTCCACGAACACAGTTCTTCACACACTTGCTATTGCGCACGAAGCTGGCATACACTATCCGATTTACCGTATTAATGAAGTGGCAGAACGCGTACCTCACCTAGCTAAAATCGCTCCGGCTTCCGATTACCATATTGAAGACGTGCACTTGGCAGGCGGTGTGAGCGCGGTAATTAATGAGCTGCTCAAAAAACCGGGAGCTTTCAACGGTGATTGTCTCTCTGTAACAGCGCAGACGCTTCGTGAGAATGTAGCTGGCCGCGAAATTCAAAATACAGACGTTATCCGTCCGTTGTCGAACCCACACAGTGAAAGAGGCGGACTTGCTGTTCTGTTCGGTAACCTCGCTCCTGAAGGCAGTATCGTTAAAGTTGGCGCTGTTGATAAATCCGTTGGCGGACGTCACGTAGGTCCAGCGATTTGTTTCAACTCGCAAGACGAAGCTTTGTACGGTATTGCGAACGGTCATGTTAAAGAAGGTCATGTCGTTGTTATTCGATACGAAGGTCCGAAGGGTGGACCTGGTATGCCAGAAATGCTAGCTCCTACTTCTCAAATCGTAGGTATGGGTCTTGGCGCGAAGGTTGCGTTAATTACGGACGGACGTTTCTCCGGCGCATCCCGCGGTATCTCGATCGGTCATATCTCACCGGAAGCGGCTGAGGGCGGACCTCTTGCTTTCGTACAGGACGGCGACATCATTGATGTGGACATGGACGGTCGTAAAATCGAACTGCAAATCAGCGATGAAGAATTCGCGAAACGCCGCGAGAGCTGGACAGAATTCCAACCAAAAATCCAAACCGGATATTTGGCGCGCTATACAAAAATGGTGACAAATGCTAGTGCAGGAGCCATTCTGAAGTTCTAA
- a CDS encoding permease — protein MPTTLYRWSLPISTLICAFLLILIVTTRELPPMGLVIYETKHVFTAFMGIFLDALPFMLLGVLLSTVVENFIPEAFIRRMTPRHPLGGILFACVLGIMFPLCECGMIPFVRRLMRKGMPVYIAVIFILVGPILNPIVFASTFMAFRGEPSMAYSRMGLTFGVALIVGLLLTRFMKDSPLRHPIEYQTNTHHHGGSSPGHHAEHIHAHEHGHDHHHSHNHHHEHEHNHDHHHGHSHSHGDGRMMTMFSHGTTELFEMSKYLMLGAFLTALIQTFVAQDSLSAIGQGPFISHVFMMGFAYLLSLCSTTDAFVAASFANSFSPGSLLAFLVFGPMIDVKSTLMMLSIFKARFVLTLSIVVAVTVLAGSLLIMHFFIA, from the coding sequence GTGCCAACGACTCTATACCGCTGGAGCCTTCCAATCTCCACCTTGATTTGCGCGTTTCTTCTCATCTTAATCGTGACAACGAGAGAGCTTCCTCCTATGGGTTTGGTCATTTATGAAACCAAGCACGTCTTTACAGCCTTCATGGGTATCTTTCTCGACGCTTTGCCTTTTATGTTACTGGGCGTCCTTCTATCCACGGTTGTTGAAAACTTCATTCCAGAAGCGTTCATCAGACGCATGACGCCGCGGCACCCGCTAGGAGGTATCTTATTTGCCTGCGTTCTTGGCATCATGTTCCCGCTCTGTGAATGCGGAATGATTCCTTTCGTTCGTCGGCTCATGCGAAAAGGAATGCCTGTATACATAGCCGTCATCTTCATTCTAGTCGGTCCAATTCTGAATCCCATTGTCTTCGCTTCGACGTTCATGGCTTTCCGTGGCGAGCCTTCGATGGCTTACTCGCGAATGGGACTTACATTTGGCGTTGCCCTCATCGTAGGACTGCTGCTGACTCGTTTCATGAAAGACAGTCCTTTACGTCATCCTATCGAGTATCAGACTAACACGCACCACCACGGGGGTTCCAGCCCTGGACATCACGCCGAACACATTCATGCTCATGAACACGGTCACGATCATCATCATAGTCACAACCATCATCATGAACATGAACACAATCATGATCATCATCACGGCCACAGCCACTCGCACGGTGATGGCCGCATGATGACAATGTTCAGCCACGGTACAACGGAGCTATTCGAAATGAGTAAATACTTGATGCTGGGTGCTTTCCTGACCGCTCTTATCCAAACATTCGTCGCTCAAGACAGCTTATCTGCGATCGGTCAGGGACCATTCATTTCACATGTGTTCATGATGGGCTTTGCCTACCTGCTCTCCCTGTGCTCCACAACAGATGCGTTCGTCGCTGCTTCCTTCGCTAATTCCTTCTCTCCAGGTTCCTTACTGGCTTTCCTTGTATTCGGCCCGATGATCGACGTCAAAAGTACACTGATGATGCTCTCCATCTTTAAAGCCCGCTTCGTGCTGACTCTCTCTATCGTTGTCGCTGTTACGGTACTAGCAGGTTCGTTGCTTATTATGCACTTCTTTATAGCTTAA